A stretch of DNA from Mus musculus strain C57BL/6J chromosome 6, GRCm38.p6 C57BL/6J:
TTGTCTACATGAAGACAGACAGGACAGAGGGCACTTGGCTTGGTCACCTCTGCAATTGACTGAGAACTCTGTTGCTCAGCTGTGTCTCCAGCCCTGGCTCCTCACTTTGAGATAGAGTCCAAGTTGTCTTGGCTGACCTCGAACTTACTCTCTATCCTAGACAAGCGTTGAACTCCCTTCTTCCTTTAGCCTTCCAATTAGTCAGGAATGCAGACGTGTACCAACAGGCCTGGTACAGTCTTAAGCATTAAGGAAAGAGACCTCAATTCCATACTGTTTATTTCCTTTGCACTTGTTTGGACAGGGCAGTGAATGCATTCCATAGAGAGGCATAGATGGCTAAACTGGAATGAAACGAATCAAGAAGACATATAGAGACCAAAGGGTAGCTTTGtgtagtcatttctctcctttcacctttatgTGGGAAGAGGGGATTGGACTCCATCAGGCTTATGCTGTGAGTACCTTTATCTGTTGTAACATCTTGCTAGGCTTAAAACTTTGAAAAAATTATCCAACATTTTCCAACATTGAAGCTCTGATTTGTGTCTTCAACTTAGAAAAACTATCACATATATTTTGTTTGGTAGAAGACAAATGTTTACAGAAAACCTGCTAGTGGTTATGCAACCAAGTGTTGACCTTGGTCACTTGAACTAGAGGGTCAGAAACAAGGGCTTGCGAATCGTGTTCGCTCTGTGGTACATGTGTTAGTTTTGTAAACTGCTAAACGTGCTTCAAGTGAAAAGCTTACAGATGTCACTGCACTCCTTAGGTTGCAGAAGAAGACAAGGAAGAGAGTGAAGAGGAACTAATTTTCACAGAGAGCAACAGCGAAGTCTCTGAGGAGGTGTGtacagaagatgaggaagagtctcaggaggaagaagaggatagcgaggaagaagaggacagtgaggaagaggaagagacaacAGAAGCCACAAAACATATTAATGGAACTGTAAGCTACAATAGTGTTAATACTGATAACTCTAAGCCAAAGACATTTAAAAgccaaatagaaaatataaatttaaccaACGGCAACAGTGGAAGAACACAGAGGAACTCCGAGTCACCAGCCGCCATTCACCCTTGTGGAAATCCCACTGTTATTGAGGATGCTCTGGAAAAGATTAGAAACAATGACCCTGATACGACAGAAGTTAATCTGAACAATATAGAGAACATCACCACCCAGACCTTATCCCGATTTGCTGAAGCTCTCAAGGAGAACACAGTGGTGAAGACGTTCAGCCTGGCCAACACGCACGCTGATGACGCCGCGGCGATTGCCATTGCAGACATGCTCAAGGTTAACGAGCACATTACCAGCGTAAACGTGGAGTCCAACTTCATCACTGGCAAGGGGATCCTGGCCATCATGAGAGCCCTGCAGCACAACACGGTGCTCACGGAGCTGCGCTTCCACAACCAGCGGCACATCATGGGCTCTCAGGTGGAGATGGAAATTGTCAAGCTGCTCAAAGAGAATACCACGCTGCTGAGGCTGGGCTACCATTTTGAGCTCCCAGGACCAAGAATGAGTATGACGAGTATTTTAACAAGGAATATGGATAAACAGAGGCAAAAACGCATGCAGGAGCAAAAACAGCAAGAGGGGCACGATGGAGGAGCTGCTCTTAGGACCAAAGTCTGGCAAAGAGGGACACCTGGCTCTTCTCCATATGCATCTCCGAGACAGTCTCCCTGGTCATCTCCC
This window harbors:
- the Lmod2 gene encoding leiomodin-2, producing the protein MSTFGYRRGLSKYESIDEDELLASLSPEELKELERELEDIEPDRNLPVGLRQKSLTEKTPTGNFSREALMAYWEKESQKLLEKERLGECGKVAEEDKEESEEELIFTESNSEVSEEVCTEDEEESQEEEEDSEEEEDSEEEEETTEATKHINGTVSYNSVNTDNSKPKTFKSQIENINLTNGNSGRTQRNSESPAAIHPCGNPTVIEDALEKIRNNDPDTTEVNLNNIENITTQTLSRFAEALKENTVVKTFSLANTHADDAAAIAIADMLKVNEHITSVNVESNFITGKGILAIMRALQHNTVLTELRFHNQRHIMGSQVEMEIVKLLKENTTLLRLGYHFELPGPRMSMTSILTRNMDKQRQKRMQEQKQQEGHDGGAALRTKVWQRGTPGSSPYASPRQSPWSSPKVSKKVHTGRSRPPSPVAPPPPPPPPPLPPHMLPPPPPPPAPPLPEKKLITRNIAEVIKQQESAQRALQNGQRKKKGKKVKKQPNNILKEIKNSLRSVQEKKMEDSSRPSTPQRSVHENLMEAIRGSSIRQLRRVEVPEALR